Proteins encoded by one window of Lycium barbarum isolate Lr01 chromosome 11, ASM1917538v2, whole genome shotgun sequence:
- the LOC132617748 gene encoding external alternative NAD(P)H-ubiquinone oxidoreductase B4, mitochondrial-like yields the protein MPAGYSFFQRASRAFNDYPHLPKVLVLFTVSGGGLAAVCHTAFADAGQDDIKKKKVVVLGTGWAGTSFLKNLKDPSYSVQVVSPRNYFAFTPLLPSVTCGTVEARSIVEPIRNIVKKKKFDVDFKEAECYKIDTVNKKVHCKTTQQNHLGGGIEEFTVDYDYLVIAMGARANTFNTPGVVENAHFLKEVEDAQRIRRTVIDCFERASLPSISEEERKRILHFVVVGGGPAGVEFAAELHDFVKEDLAKLYPALKQYVKITLLEAGDNILNMFDKRITAFAEEKFARDGIQLKTGSMVVKVTDRDISTKERSSGQTVSIPYGMCVWATGIGTRPVIMDFMKQIGQTNRRVLATDEWLRVEGCNEIYALGDCATINQRSVMEDIAIIFSKADKNNSGTLRVDDFKEVIHDICERYPQVDLYLKKKQLKNFNALLKNSEDDTEINIEKFKKLLAEVDSQMKNLPATAQVAAQQGSYLADCFNRMKICEANPEGPLRFRGTGRHRFHPFRYRHLGQFAPLGGEQTAAQLPGDWVSIGHSTQWLWYSVYASKLVSWRTRVLVVSDWVRRSTFGRDSSRI from the exons ATGCCTGCAGGGTATAGTTTCTTTCAGAGAGCCTCCAGGGCTTTCAATGACTACCCTCATCTCCCTAAAGTTCTTGTTCTTTTCACTGTCAG TGGTGGAGGACTAGCAGCAGTATGTCACACTGCATTTGCTGATGCAGGTCAAGATGATATTAAGAAGAAGAAAGTGGTAGTTCTTGGAACGGGCTGGGCAGGAACAAGTTTTCTTAAGAATTTGAAAGACCCCTCTTACTCTGTCCAGGTTGTGTCTCCTCGCAACTATTTCGCCTTCACTCCTCTGTTACCTAGCGTTACCTGTGGCACAGTAGAAGCAAGGAGCATCGTTGAACCAATTCGTAATATCGTCAAAAAG AAAAAATTCGATGTTGATTTCAAGGAAGCTGAGTGTTACAAGATTGATACAGTAAACAAGAAGGTTCACTGTAAAACAACCCAACAAAATCATTTGGGTGGTGGCATAGAAGAGTTTACTGTAGATTATGACTATCTTGTGATTGCTATGGGCGCTCGAGCAAACACTTTCAACACCCCCGGTGTTGTGGAGAATGCACACTTTCTTAAG GAAGTAGAAGATGCTCAAAGAATTCGTAGGACTGTGATAGATTGTTTCGAGAGGGCAAGCCTTCCGAGCATAAGTGAAGAGGAGAGGAAGAGAATTCTTCACTTTGTGGTTGTTGGAGGTGGTCCAGCAGGTGTGGAGTTTGCTGCAGAGCTTCATGATTTTGTGAAAGAGGATCTCGCCAAGTTGTATCCTGCCCTTAAACAGTACGTCAAGATAACACTCCTTGAGGCCGGGGATAATATACTCAACAT GTTTGACAAAAGAATTACGGCCTTTGCTGAGGAAAAGTTTGCTAGAGATGGTATTCAGCTGAAAACCGGGTCAATGGTGGTGAAAGTAACTGATCGTGATATATCAACTAAAGAGAGAAGTAGTGGCCAAACTGTTAGCATACCATATGGAATGTGTGTCTGGGCTACTGGCATTGGAACCCGCCCTGTCATTATGGATTTCATGAAGCAAATTGGTCAG ACAAATAGGCGAGTCTTAGCAACGGATGAATGGCTCCGAGTGGAAGGGTGCAATGAGATTTATGCTCTAGGTGATTGTGCCACAATAAACCAACGAAGTGTCATG GAAGATATTGCAATCATATTTAGCAAGGCAGACAAGAACAATTCTGGTACTCTAAGAGTGGATGATTTTAAAGAAGTGATCCATGATATATGTGAGAGGTACCCTCAAGTGGATTTGTATCTAAAGAAAAAGCAGCTGAAAAACTTTAATGCTTTACTGAAGAATTCAGAAGACGATACTGAAATTAACATTGAGAAGTTCAAGAAACTACTTGCTGAAGTAGACTCCCAGATGAAAAATCTTCCTGCTACAGCACAG GTCGCGGCTCAACAAGGTAGCTACCTCGCTGATTGTTTCAATCGCATGAAAATATGTGAAGCAAATCCAGAAGGTCCACTAAGGTTCCGAGGAACAGGGCGCCATCGCTTTCATCCTTTTAG GTATAGGCATTTGGGCCAATTTGCACCATTGGGTGGGGAACAGACTGCAGCTCAACTCCCTGGAGACTGGGTTTCAATAGGTCATAGTACTCAGTGGCTCTGGTATTCAGTATATGCAAG CAAGCTAGTCAGCTGGCGTACAAGGGTGTTGGTGGTATCTGATTGGGTAAGGCGTTCCACCTTTGGGAGGGATTCTAGCAGAATCTGA
- the LOC132617750 gene encoding pentatricopeptide repeat-containing protein At1g11900 encodes MVAGRAKLSTLTFLLCRSCFNYTLSVGLHSSPKKIRAFNTLHRCGNFFLHNCIKSIPVGVLLSWPTFALSNFGCCQSFSTQASPAEFIDEVLTEILSVMANSQSSGEELCAAYIDKFCNDKNLSGAIRLVRTLHDKNIPLPSSAYNRLLKAAVDESDIGLLCQSFKDLLVSCKSLNSSTYLIFAQAFIKENDIHCLLRFVREISELIFPSSTTVMNRIIFAFAACGQVDKAWLIFDQMKSLKSKPDVITYNTILGILGKCGRTNEMLREFVAMKEDGLIPDIVSYNSLITGLRKVGRLELCLVFFREMCERGIEPDLRTYNALIDSFGKSGNIEESLRLFSEMKHRGICPSVHVYKSLISILKKMGKLELAVAFSNEMNESISNRRGSNYIQRKNR; translated from the exons ATGGTAGCAGGCAGAGCAAAGCTGAGCACTTTAACTTTCTTATTATGCCGTTCTTGTTTTAACTACACTCTCTCTGTTGGCTTACACTCTTCTCCTAAAAAAATTCGGGCATTCAATACATTGCATCGCTGTGGAAATTTCTTTCTTCAT AATTGTATTAAATCCATCCCAGTTGGAGTCCTCCTCAGTTGGCCAACATTTGCTCTTAGTAATTTTGGCTGCTGCCAGTCATTCTCAACCCAGGCATCCCCTGCTGAATTTATAGATGAAGTGTTGACGGAAATCCTCTCAGTTATGGCCAATTCTCAAAGTTCAGGAGAGGAACTCTGTGCTGCTTATATTGACAAGTTTTGCAATGACAAAAATCTGTCAGGAGCCATTAGGCTAGTGCGGACTTTGCATGATAAAAATATCCCCCTCCCTTCTAGTGCATACAATCGCCTTCTGAAAGCTGCAGTCGATGAAAGTGATATTGGCCTTCTATGTCAGAGTTTCAAGGATCTGTTAGTATCTTGCAAATCTCTGAATTCATCTACATATCTTATCTTTGCTCAGGCATTTATCAAGGAAAATGATATTCACTGCTTACTAAGATTTGTCCGGGAGATTTCGGAGTTGATCTTTCCGAGTAGTACTACAGTTATGAATAGGATCATCTTTGCCTTTGCTGCATGTGGACAGGTTGATAAGGCCTGGTTGATTTTTGATCAGATGAAGAGTTTGAAGTCCAAACCTGATGTGATCACATATAACACCATTTTGGGAATCTTAGGCAAGTGTGGTAGAACAAATGAAATGCTTAGAGAGTTTGTGGCAATGAAAGAGGATGGTCTAATTCCTGATATTGTTTCTTATAATTCCTTAATTACTGGATTGCGAAAGGTAGGCAGGCTTGAGTTATGCTTAGTATTTTTCAGGGAGATGTGTGAGAGAGGAATTGAACCAGATTTGCGAACTTATAATGCTTTGATTGACAGCTTTGGAAAATCTGGTAATATTGAGGAATCATTGAGACTTTTTAGTGAGATGAAGCACAGGGGGATCTGCCCATCAGTTCATGTTTACAAATCACTGATCAGTATTTTAAAGAAGATGGGGAAGTTGGAGTTGGCTGTTGCTTTTTCAAATGAGATGAATGAATCAATCTCAAATCGTCGTGGATCAAACTATATTCAACGGAAAAACAGATAG
- the LOC132619130 gene encoding uncharacterized protein LOC132619130 has translation MSVLQYPEGINPKDVQIWNNAAFDNGDSEDFSSLKRSFESDKSSKENQTPNSSVNLSSNGVLVNSRIKSNKPMKTRKSGKDNDLRDEKKIDEEIEEIEMEISRLNTKLQALRIEKTERSVVKNVEKRGRVVAAKFMEPKMSAKSNVQRRGLSLGPSEIFGATRRGLSMGPSEILAATKAKHFGKQEMNITPVQPIQNRRKSCFWKLQEIEEESKERGKSSVVARTMVPPRQAVTTIASKKNVKKDDGFLSSVQPKKLFKDGEKSNKKPQRPGRVVASRYNQGTNQSSVARKRSLPENDKDIEIKRNEKKRSLSVGKTRVSDSKNLGIESSSSRVKKRWEIPNEIVVHASTESEKSPLSITVKPDLLPPIRIARSNVNETPRDSGPAKRVVELVGKKSFFSNDEDKEQSVCQVLSFAEEDAEEE, from the coding sequence ATGAGTGTTTTACAATACCCTGAAGGGATTAATCCAAAAGATGTTCAGATATGGAACAATGCTGCTTTTGATAATGGTGATTCTGAAGATTTTTCTTCATTGAAACGTTCTTTTGAATCTGATAAATCAAGTAAGGAGAATCAAACTCCTAATTCATCTGTTAATTTGTCATCAAATGGGGTTTTGGTGAATTCAAGAATCAAGTCAAATAAGCCTATGAAAACTAGAAAGAGTGGAAAGGATAATGATTTGCGCGATGAAAAAAAGATTGATGAGGAAATTGAAGAGATAGAAATGGAGATTAGTAGATTGAATACAAAATTACAGGCGTTGAGAATTGAAAAGACTGAAAGAAGTGTTGTCAAGAATGTTGAAAAAAGAGGAAGAGTTGTTGCAGCAAAGTTTATGGAACCAAAAATGAGTGCTAAATCAAATGTGCAAAGAAGGGGTCTAAGTTTAGGTCCATCTGAGATTTTTGGTGCAACGCGTCGAGGTTTAAGTATGGGGCCATCAGAGATTCTTGCAGCAACAAAGGCAAAACATTTTGGCAAACAAGAAATGAATATTACACCTGTTCAGCCAATACAAAACAGGCGAAAATCTTGTTTTTGGAAGCTTCAAGAGATTGAAGAAGAGAGTAAAGAAAGGGGAAAAAGTTCAGTTGTAGCAAGAACTATGGTGCCTCCAAGACAGGCAGTTACTACAATTGCATCAAAGAAGAATGTGAAAAAGGATGATGGTTTTTTAAGTTCAGTTCAGCCAAAGAAGTTATTCAAAGATGGCGAAAAGTCTAACAAGAAGCCTCAGAGGCCGGGTAGGGTTGTGGCTAGTCGATACAATCAGGGAACAAATCAGTCATCAGTAGCGAGAAAGAGGTCTTTGCCTGAGAATGATAAGGAtattgagattaagagaaatgaaaagaaaagatctTTGTCTGTAGGGAAAACGCGTGTATCGGATAGCAAAAATTTGGGTATTGAAAGTAGTAGTAGTAGGGTGAAAAAGAGATGGGAAATTCCTAATGAGATTGTAGTTCATGCTAGCACAGAGAGCGAGAAGTCTCCATTGAGTATTACTGTGAAGCCTGATTTGCTACCGCCAATTAGGATCGCTCGGAGCAACGTTAATGAGACCCCGAGGGATTCTGGACCTGCTAAAAGAGTGGTAGAGTTGGTAGGGAAGAAGTCTTTTTTCAGCAATGATGAAGATAAGGAGCAGTCAGTTTGTCAAGTTCTCAGTTTTGCAGAGGAAGACGCTGAAGAGGAATAA